From the Mesotoga prima MesG1.Ag.4.2 genome, the window AGTTATCGGTTGTTATCATCATCTTGTTTCCGCCGATGTTGTTGACGGTATCCGTTACAAGCCCCCACACAAAACCTATGCCAGTATTGAGGCCGTCGGAAAGAGCATCTAGAAAGAAGGTGCTTGCCGGCGGAACCTCAGCAAGGATATCCATCATAATTATCTTGCCTTTTTTGCTGAGCTGTGTTTCCAGTTTGTCTATGTCCGAAGTAGAATAACTAGCGCCGGGCATCGAAAGGATAACTATCGCGTAGTTCTGCGGTTCAAACCCCTCGACAGAGGAGTATTTGTAGTCGTAACCCTTGGCCGCGAGAATAGCAATTATTCCATCGAAAAATTCGCTCTCTTCCCCTCCAAATCTGTTTGCATGGGAGTCATCTATAAGAACAATCTTTGGAAGAGGCTTATCTCCCCATATGCATCCCGAAAGAAGAAAGATCAGAACAACTATCATGAGCGGTACGAAGAAACGTTTCATTTTCTCACCTCCCATCGAGTTCATACGATTGGAGTCGAAAGTTAGATTATACGCGTTGAAGTATAGGGAATTAAGCTGGAGAGACGGTAGGCTATTTCTAGTCTAAGAGATTTCCGAATCGAGTCTAAAGAAACTCCATTCAGACGGGAATGTGTACTTGGAAGTGCTTTGTGCTTTTCATTTAGATACTGAAATAAATCGGACACTTAAATGAATTTCTTCTGTGAATGCTCCGGCATGATCAGGCTACCTTTGAAGGCTGTGTAACAACTCGAATCTCAAAATCGGATAATCGATACTTGCCGCAGGATATCGCCTCTGCCGGTTTTAGGACGCCAAAAGAGGTCAGACAATTATGAAGCGAAAAGCCGCCGTGTATTTGGCCTTTTCTCTACATCGGATTGACCAGGGTTAGATGATAAGCTGAAGGATTCCTGTGAACTAGGTCTCATTAGTTTATAATGTGTATGCGGAATAGGCTAGAATTCGATTAAATCACTTTGGGAGTGTTTATATGCAGAGAGTATCGGATGATTTTGGAAAAAATCTGAGTGTTTCAGCCTCGGCGGCTATGGAGTACGAGTCTCAGGGAGAGAAGATGCTAAAGAGGGTTAACGAGCTTATGGCGGCGAGAGAGGACATTTCTGAACTTCTCGGTATGAATCCGCTATACATAATGTATGACAACAACTCGAATCATCTCCAATTCATCTCAAACGTCATTAAGCTGAACGACTACGATCTCCTGGCGAAGTCTCTACCCTGGGTATATAAGACTTACACCTCGAGGGATTTCTCTGTCGAATTCTTTCCTGAAGTCTTGAAGGCCTGGATGAAGGCGATAGATGAGTTTCTAACTCCGGAAAGCGCCGCTCAGGTAATCGAAGTATATCTTGAAATGTTGGATTCACATAATGCGGCTGTAGAACATGCTCAGGAGGGTCTGATCCAGATGAAGGTTGACGAGGACTGGAAGGCTATCGAGAGGCAAACCGTCTTAGCCCTGCTCACAGGCGATTATAAAAAGCTTAGAGAGATTGCTAACCGTGAAATCAATAGCGAAAAATTGCTCGCCGATTTCTATTTGAAGGTAGTTCAGCCTGCAATGTACGAGATAGGTTACCTATGGCAGACCGGTGAGATATCCATTGCCGAGGAACATCTCGCGACTTCTCTTATGAATAGGCTTATGGCAAGCACATACAGCATGATCGAGACCGTACCTTCGCACCCCAGAAGAAAGGCCGTTGTGCTCAGTTCGCAGAACGAATACCACGAGCTTGGAGCAAGGATACTTGCCGACCTTCTTGAACTGAGCGGCTGGAATGTCAGCTATCTCGGAGCAAATACACCGGTGTCCGAAGTGCTCAAGCATCTGAAGAAGAATCTTCCTTTTTTGCTGGCGATCTCCGTTACGATGTCCTTCAATCTCGATCTCACGAAAAAGCTAATTCAGTCCGTTCACAATGATAGTGACTTCAAAACAATGAGGATCATGGTCGGAGGTCTGGTAATCAACGAATCAGAGGATCTCTGGAAGAGACTGGGTGCCGATGGAACTGCCGAATCGGCCGATGAGGCTATCGAGCTTGCCAAACAATGGTGGAAAGAGCGTGAATGAGCTAAGAGAGGCTATCCTTTCGAATAAAGATGATTTCTTTTCCGCTCTCGAGAATCTATCTGGAGCAATCCTTATTCTCTTTGACAACGAAGGCAAGATCCTTGATCACAGCCCCTCTCTGATTTCTTTGGTGGAGAAAAGTGATACTCTCAAAGGCGAGAATATTTGCAATCTTGTTGTGGACAATTCCCAAGCACTATTGAAGAGATTTGGAGCGAAGCCTGTAAGAATCGGTCTTAGCGATTCAAGATCGAACATTCATCTAGTGAGCGGATTTGTCATGCTTGTCGACGAGTCAAGGAGGCTGTTTCTAGGCGTGAAGATTGGCCTTTCGGCCGGAGACATTATGGAGAGCATGTCGAAGGTTACGGATGAGCTCGCATCGCTTACGAGAGAGCTAGCGCGTAAGAACAAAGAGCTTCAGGCTGCAAATAAAGAGATAGAAAGGCTGATGAACTGCGACCCGCTGACTGGATTGTCGAACAGACGTGAATTCATGAACAGGCTAGATAAAGAGATAGAGAGCTTATGCTCGACCTGCAAGCCTCTTTCCATAATAATGGCAGACATAGACGACTTCAAGAGAGTCAACGATACTAGAGGCCACCCCGAAGGCGACAGAGTTCTACAGCTGTTCGCTGATG encodes:
- a CDS encoding cobalamin B12-binding domain-containing protein gives rise to the protein MQRVSDDFGKNLSVSASAAMEYESQGEKMLKRVNELMAAREDISELLGMNPLYIMYDNNSNHLQFISNVIKLNDYDLLAKSLPWVYKTYTSRDFSVEFFPEVLKAWMKAIDEFLTPESAAQVIEVYLEMLDSHNAAVEHAQEGLIQMKVDEDWKAIERQTVLALLTGDYKKLREIANREINSEKLLADFYLKVVQPAMYEIGYLWQTGEISIAEEHLATSLMNRLMASTYSMIETVPSHPRRKAVVLSSQNEYHELGARILADLLELSGWNVSYLGANTPVSEVLKHLKKNLPFLLAISVTMSFNLDLTKKLIQSVHNDSDFKTMRIMVGGLVINESEDLWKRLGADGTAESADEAIELAKQWWKERE
- a CDS encoding GGDEF domain-containing protein yields the protein MNELREAILSNKDDFFSALENLSGAILILFDNEGKILDHSPSLISLVEKSDTLKGENICNLVVDNSQALLKRFGAKPVRIGLSDSRSNIHLVSGFVMLVDESRRLFLGVKIGLSAGDIMESMSKVTDELASLTRELARKNKELQAANKEIERLMNCDPLTGLSNRREFMNRLDKEIESLCSTCKPLSIIMADIDDFKRVNDTRGHPEGDRVLQLFADVLNEIISPRRTTVRYGGEEFIVMLPETTSEEATEIAEEVRKNFERETEKKLGLTVTASFGVATFKPSDTKSSILKRVDDALYSAKSGGKNRVVR